The genomic interval TAATAGTTCACGGCAACGTCTATCAGCGAGTCGGAAGGAAGAGGCAGTCCGGCTTTGTCGGCTGCTTGTATGCTAAGCAAACAATAGAGAGCCCGGTTCGGCCGGCTGAGCCACCTCGGGTTGGTAATCTCGCCCAATGTCAGGACGGCGCTGTCCGGACACGAGTCCATCACGGATTCGGCCCTCGAGAGAATTCCTCCCATCCGGTCGTTGAATTTTCCGCAGGACGCCAGAAAACCCGTCAAAGCCAGTGCAAACGCGAAAATCCGATTTCGTCCCATATCATTTTGCCAATCAATTTATTATTCCCCGGTCTGTGAAGAACAAAATTAATGATAAAAAACGGTGCGTAAGCGGTTTCCGTGTAAAAATTGTCATCAAACGACCGAAAAATACGGATGTTCCCGCTCTATTTCCGACCGATCGGCATATCACATTTAGGCCGTATTCTATGCTCTAAGGGCCGCCCCTGTCCCCCCCCATCGGAGCGACCGAGCGCTCCGATGCGGACGCAAGCTGTGCCGCCCTTGCGAAATCGCCCGGAATTTCCTACATTTATCGATCAATTCAAACGAGAGATACCTATGAAAAAGACCTTATCGCTGTTCGCCGGCGCCCTGTTCTGGATTTTTCCGGCGACAGCTCAGATTCCCGAAGCGCAGCCGCTCTACCCGCAAGGCGCGCCGGACAACAACGGACTGCCCGCAGACAAGGCCGTTTATGCCGAAAGCCATGCGGAGAAGATCGCCGAGGCCGACTACATGCTGTTTCGGGCCGATCCGTCCAAGGCAACGGGCCAGGCCGTCGTCATCTGTCCGGGAGGGGCTTACTTGGGCGTAGCCTACACCCATGAGGGCATTCAGGTCGCCCAATGGATGAACGAGCGCGGGATCACGGCGCTGATGCTCCGTTACCGGATGCCGAACGGACATCACGACATTCCGCTGCACGACGCCCGGACGGCGATCGCGCTGCTGAGGGATCACGCCGCCGAATGGGGGATCGACCCGCATCAGGTCGGCATCATGGGCTTCTCGGCCGGAGGGCATCTGGCCTCGACGGTCTCGACCCATTTCGAGAACGACTCGCAGCGCCCCGATTTCTCGATCCTGATCTACCCGGTCATCACGATGGACGAGCGCTACACGCATAAGGTATCGCGCGAGGAACTGATCGGCCGGGACGCTCCGATCGAGCTCGTGGACCGATACTCGAACGAGAAGCAGGTGTCGGACCGCACGCCCGTCACGTTTCTGGCGCTGAGCGATGACGACGGAGGAGTGCCCCCGGTCAACAGTACGATGTACTACGAAGCGCTGAAGGCCCACGGCGTACCGGCGGAGCTGCACGTCTACCCGTCGGGAGGCCACGGCTGGGGCTGGCTCGAAACCTTCAAGTACCACGACGAGCTGCGGACATCGCTCGACCGCTGGCTGAAAGAGATACGGAAGTAGTCCGGTCTCAGTCTCAGTCTCAGTCTCAGTTCTCAGTCGCAGTCTCAGTCGCAGCGCCTCGCGCCGGACACACCGCACGGACGGGATAAGACCGGTCGGACGGCCGGTTCGCGAACCGGCGGGCGGAATCGTTCCAAACAAATCGCATATCGTGTCTCGGACGATGCGCTGCATTCCGATCGTCGCACTGCGAGCGGAAGTGCGCCGTCCTTGCTTCGACTCGGCCGGCGCTCGGCAAAGCGCGCGAAGTTCCGCCGGCCCTCCCTGCATTCCGACCCGTTCCGGCGAGGCGAGAAATTTCGGTCGTAACGACCGAGGAGCCCCAAGCGTTATCCGCATAAACGGACGACCGGACCGCAGACGCGACGGCGGACGAGCCAGAAAAAAACTCCGAGGCCGGACCGCACGGCTGCCGATTGCTCCGGGGAAAACAGACCAATATCGAACGCCATGAGAAAATATCGCATCCGACCGATTCTGGCGACAGCCTGTCTGCTGAGCCTCTGCCACCTGCAAGCCCAGACGCCTCGAGCCCGGCCGCTCTACCCTCAAGGAGCACCCGACAGCAACGGGCTGCCGCCCGAAAACGTACGCACGACGCAGGACATCGTTTTCGGCGCTACGGAGGCCGACTACCTGGCCTACCCGGCCGATGCGGACCGGGCCACAGGCCAAGCCGTCGTGATCTGTCCGGGAGGAGGCTACGCGGCCGTCTGTTTCGACCACGAAGGGATACAGGTCGCCCGGTGGCTGAACGAGCGGGGTATCACGGCCGTCGTGCTGCGCTACCGGATGCCGAACGGACATCCCGACATTCCGGTCGAAGACGCGCTGGCGGCCATACGAATGGTCCGGGAAAAGGCGCGGCTGTGGCATGTCGATCCGCACCGCATAGGCATCATGGGCTTCTCGGCCGGAGGACATCTGGCGGCGGCCGCATCGACCCGATTCACGGGAACGGACGACCGGCCCGACTTCACGGTACTGATGTACGCCGCTATCTCGCGCGACGAGAGGATGATCGACCGCGAGACGATGGGCAACCTGTTCGGAGCCGACGTGCCGGCGGATTCCGCGCTTTACTCCTGCGAGAAGGAAGTGACCGCCCGGACGCCGCCCGCCTTCCTCGCCATGAGCGACGACGACGACAACGTGCTGCCCAGCAACAGCATCTGCTACTATACGGCGCTGAAAAGGCACGGCGTCCCGGCCGAGCTGCACGCCTACCCTCGCGGCAAGCACGGATGGGGCTGGAACCCGTCGTTCAGATATCATGACGAACTGACCGCCTCGCTAGGACGCTGGCTCGAAGAGATCGGCGAAAAACAGGCCGGACGCTCCGTTCCATAGTTGCGCAACGCCCGGGCGAAAACGGAAGGAAGCGACGGACGCGACCGCGGAACGGGACCGGCAACCCGGCTATCCGCTGCTTCCACCGCCACGTATCCGCCGCCACACGACAGGAGGAAACGGGCATCCGCGCCGGTCCGCATAACGGAAAAACCCCGTTTTCAACGGGAAGCCGCGCCGCCGGGCGAAAGCACGTTGCGGACCGGTTCCCGCGAATACGTCTCCGCCGCGTTCTCCGCCCAACTCTCGCAATAACGGCCGAAACCTCAACGAACGCCTTGCGCAAACGGAAAAAGCCGGGCGCTTTCCGGCCTACGGGCCCGCCGGAAACGCTCGAACGGACCGGTCCTCTCCAAACGAGAAATGTCCGGACAGCTCGTCGCCATCCGGACATTCGATCGGAAAACGCTCGGCGCGTCCGCCCCTCCCTTCCCGAAAACGGGAAGCGGCGGAACCTCCTTACAACAGCTTGGTTATTTTCTCCTCGAGCACGCTCTTCGGACAGGCGCCGACCTGCTTATCGACCACCTGACCGCCCTTGATAAAAAGAATCGTCGGGATGTTGCGAACGCTGAACTGCGTGGCGACGGCATTGTTGTCGTCCACGTCGCATTTGCCGATCGCTACGCGGCCTTCATACTCGGCGGCCAGTTCGTCGATAATCGGAGCGATCGTCCGGCAGGGTCCGCACCATTCGGCCCAGAAATCGACGACCAGCGGTTTGCCCGAATCCATCAGGGTTTTCAGATTTTCAGAGGTGATAGCAAGTGCCATATCGGTGAATTTTAAATGATTTGTCTGTCGCAAAGTTGACAATTCCTTCCGAAAAAAACGCATCGCGGCGGACAAAACGGTCAACAAGTTATTTACGTTTTCCGCATCGCGCCGAACTTCAGCGAGATACGCTCTACATCAACGTATATCGAAGCGAGTAATCGTCGAAAGTCCGGATCAGGTCGCCGGTCAGCGCGACCTTGACGCTCTTCGAATACAAATTCACTGCCACTTCGGCTGCCGGGTCGTACACCTTGAAACGCAGGATCACCTGGCCCCGGTTCTCCTTCGCGGCGGCCGACAGCCTGCCGACCAATTCCTCGGTCAGTTCGTCGACGGGAACCGACACGGTCACCTCCTTCATCAGCGTCTCCTGCGCTTCGGCCAACATCATGATCGACGTAATGCGCGTCTCCAGCTCGTTGGGATTGTATATGCGCGGAGCGACCTTCCCCTTGATAAGCAGATAGTAACCCTCGAACAGGAAGCGGCGGAAATTCTCGTAATCCTTCGAGAACAGCACGAATTCGTGCGAGCCGTTGTAATCCTCGATCGTGAAGCGTCCGTAGGGCTTGCCCGTCTTCGTGGTCAGGTGCATGACCGAGGTGACCATGCCCGCCGCGACGAAATCTCTCCCGTTCATCGACGGCAGATCGGCCAGATCGCCCAGCGAGCAGGTACAGTAATGTTTGATAATCAACGAAAAGTCATCCAACGGATGCGACGACAGGTAGATCCCGATCACGTCGCGCTCGCGGTTCAGCGTCTCGAGTTTCGTCCAAGGCGTATATTGCGGCGGCTCGGGCTTCTGCACCGACGACTCCTCGGTAATGCCGCCGAACAGGCTCTGCTGCACGTTGTTCTTCTCGCTCTGCACGCGGTTTCCGTACCGTACCAGCGCATCCAGCAGCGTACCGTCGTGCTCGTCCCGCGCCAGATAGGCGCTGCGCGGCAGGTCGCTGATCGCGTCGAACGCGCCTCCGAGCACCAAATTTTCCAACGTTTTCTTATTGACGGTCTGCAGATTGACCCGCTCTACGAAATCGTACACGGACTTGAAAGGCCCTCCTTCCTTGCGCGTGTCGATGATATTCTGCACGGCCGACTCGCCCACGCCCTTGATAGCGGCCAAACCGAAACGGACATTGCCCCCCTCGTCGACCGAGAAGCGGATCTTGCTGTGATTGACATCGGGCCCCAGCACCGAGAGGCCCATCCGCTTGCACTCGTCCATGAAGAAGCTGATCTTCTTGATATCCGACAGGTTGCGGCTCAGCAGTGCGGCCATGAACTCGGCCGGATAGTGGGCCTTCAGATAGGCCGTCTGATAGGAAACGTAAGCGTAGCAGGTCGAGTGCGACTTGTTGAACGCGTACGACGCGAACGCCTCCCAGTCCCCCCATATCTTCTCGCAGATTTTCGGGTCGTGCCCGTTCTTCTTCGCGCCCTCGATGAACTTGGGCTTCATCTTGTCCAGCACGTCGCGCTTCTTCTTTCCCATCGCCTTGCGCAGCGTGTCGGCCTCTCCCCCGGTAAAGCCGGCCAGCTTCTGCGACAGCAGCATGACCTGCTCCTGATAGACCGTAATGCCGTACGTGTCCTTCAGATACTCCTCCATGTCGGGTATCTCGTACGTGACGGGCTCCAGACCGTGCTTGCGGGCGATGAAGTTCGGAATATATTCCATCGGACCGGGCCGGTACAGCGCGTTCATCGCGATCAGGTCCTCGAAACGGTTCGGTTTCAGGTTGCGCAGATGTTTTTTCATGCCGGGCGACTCGAACTGGAACAGCCCCGTCGTCTCTCCCCGGCTGTAGAGGTCGTAAGTCAGCGGATCGTCGAGGGGGATCGCGTCGATGTCGGGCCGGCTGCCGGTCGTCGACTCGATGTTCTCGAGCGCATCCTTGATGATCGACAGCGTCTTGAGACCCAGAAAGTCCATCTTGATCAGCCCGACGCTCTCGACCAGCTTGCCCTCGTACTGCACGACGTTCAACTCGGCGTCCTTCGCTATGGCCATCGGAGCGAACTTCTCCAGATCGTCCTGTCCGATAATCACGCCGCAGGCGTGCACGCCGGTCTGGCGCACGGAGCCCTCGAGTTTCTCTGCGTACTTCATCGTGTCGCGGATCAGCGGATTGTCCGACTCCTTTTCCTTTACCAGCTCGGGAACTTCCTTGTAGGCCTTGGCGAAAGTGGTCCCGGGCTTTTCGGGTACCAGTTTCGAGATGCGGTTGCTCTCCGAGAGGGGCAGCCTCTGTACGCGGGCGACGTCCTTGATCGCGGCCTTCGGCGCCATCGTGCCGAACGTGACGATCTGCGCGACGCGCTTGCTGCCGTACTTCTCGACCACGTAGTGCAGCACGTCGGCGCGGCCGTCCTCGTCGAAATCGACGTCCACGTCCGGAAGCGAAATCCGGTCGGGATTCAGGAAGCGCTCGAACAGCAGGTCGTACTTCATCGGGTCGATATTGGTGATCGTCAGCGAGTAGGCGACGACCGACCCGGCCGCCGAGCCCCGGCCCGGCCCCACCGAGACGCCCATTTCCCGGGCGGCGCGAATAAAGTCCCACACGATCAGGAAGTACCCCGGGAAACCCATCCACTCGATCGTCGACAGTTCGTACTCGATACGCTTGCGGACAGCGTCCGACAGCGTGCCGTAGCGTCTCTCGGCCCCCTTGTAGGTCAGATGCTCCAGATAGCGGAACTGCTTGGCGATCGTCAGCTGGTCCGACAGCTCGGGATGCCGCCCGACCACCTCGTCGAGCGAATCCGTACATCGGTCTATCTCGGCGAGCACGGCCTCGTCCTTGATCTTCTTGCGGAACGTTTCCTTGAGCTGATCCAGCGGTACGTCGAAGTCGTCCGGAATCGGGAAGTTCGGCATCAGAGGTTTATGCTCGAGCGAGTATTCCTCGACCTTCCCGGCGATCTCGGCCGTCGTGGCCAGAGCCTCCGGATGATCGGGGAACAGCGCGGCCATCTCCTCCTCGCTCTTGAGGTACTCCTGCCACGTATAGCGCATACGGTTCGGATCGTCCAGATCGCGGCCCGTATTGAGGCAGATCAGCCGGTCGTGGGCCGGCGCGTCGTCGGCCATGATGAAGTGCACGTCGTTCGAGCAGATATATTTCACGCCGTACTCGGCGGCAAGCTGCAACAGCGCGGCGTTCACCTTCTTCTGATTCTCGTACACCTGCTCGTCGATACGCGGAATACCGCTCTGATGAAGCTGCAGCTCGAGGTAGTAATCCTCGCCGAAAATGGAGACGAACTCCTCGACGACGCGGCGCGCCTCCTGCATGTCGCCCCTCATGATAGCCTGCGGCAGTTCGCCGCCCAGGCAGGCCGAGCAACAGATAATCCCGTCGTGATAGAGGCGCAGCAGTTCCTTGTCGACCCGGGGACGGTAGTAGAACCCCTCGGTAAAGGCATACGACACGATTTTGGAAAGATTGTGGTACCCCTCCAGATTCTTGGCCAGCAGAATCAAGTGGTCGCCCCGGTCGTCCTTGCCGCTCTTGTCGAAGCGGCTGCCTCCGGCCACGTAGACCTCGCAGCCGAGAATCGGCTTGATCCCCTCCTTTTCGGCCGCGTCGTGAAACTCCTTGACCCCGTACATATTGCCGTGGTCGGTGATCGCCAGCGCGGTCATGCCGAGTTCCTTGGCTCGCTTGAGCAGCGGCTTGATAGCCGCCGCGCCGTCCAGAATCGAATATTGCGTATGTACATGAAGATGAGTGAACTGCCCCATTGTTTCCCATATATTATGCCTCGATACAAAAGTAACGAAAAATAAACGGAAATACCGGGCACGGAAAGTGCATTTTATCAACAATATTTCGTACATTGTATCGGGAAAGGGACCGAAATCCGGCATCCGGATCCGCGCGGTCCCCGACCGAACAAACCCTCAATACGCAAAGCCATGGACAACTCGAAATTATCGGTTCTGAAAACCTTTTCATCGGCGGGCGAGGCCTCGATCTATCAGAGCCTGCTCGAGAGCAACGGCATCCGGTGCGAACTGCTCAACGAAGGCATCTCGGACATTCTGCCGATTCCGGGCGACCTGTCGAAAATCCGTCTCGTGGTCAACGAGGCCGATGCCGCGAAGGCCGAGGAGATCCTTGCTGCCGGATTCGATCAGGAAGAATTCGACACGGAGAGCGCCAAACGGCGCAAGAAGCCCTGAGCAAACGCGCCTTTACCGGCCCCGACCAGAGCTCCCCTACCCGCCCGGCAAGGCCGCCGGTTCCGGGCCGGTGACGGCTACGTACCGCACGACAGTCGGAGGGACAAAATCCATTTGCTTTTTCCCAACGCGCCGTTACAACCGTCCGGTCGAAAGAACTGGCATGCCCGGGAGCGTGCGGCAAAGGATCACGGATATTCTGCCGCCCCCGGACGGCTTGCAGGGAAAAGGCATCCGCGACCTACCGAACGAGCGGGCGATCTCTCGACCTCAAGATAAAAAGCGGGACTAACCGTATGCCGCGACAGACCGACACCGCCGAGCCTTTCCCCGAAAGAGACGACATGCACGCGACATCCCGCCAAAGAAACGACACGCTGACGTCCTCGCCTTCCATGCCGCCGATTCCGACCCGAAACGGCCCGTATTTCGCCAAACAAAACAAGGACGACGCCCCGCCGGCAGTGCCGAAACCCCAACGCCTGCCCCGGCACGACCCGGAGTATCCTACGGCACACGGTTATCCCCGGTTATCCCCGCTTTTCCTTAATTTATGCCCCTGCGTCCCTGTACAAGACCGACTATATCCCGCATCACGGAAAAAAAACGGTCCGCACAGCAGAGACCGAACCGCGCTACATCCATCCAACCCTCTCCGTTATTTGCCGAACACCTGATAAAATACAGAACCAAACCTACGAAAAAAACAGCGGCGTCCGCATAAGACGCCGCTGCCTATCCATATCCCGTCTCCAGAAAACCGGTCTGTCTCTACACCCGGTCCGCCCGGCTTACGGGCAAGCTACCAGCCGAGCACATAGGCGAAGATCAGCGGGGCGACGATCGTGGCGTCCGACTCGACGATGAATTTCGGCGTATCGGGCAGCAGCTTGCCCCAGGTGATTTTCTCGTTGGGTACGGCGCCCGAATAGGAACCGTACGAAGTGGTCGAGTCCGAAATCTGGCAGAAATAGGCCCAGCACGGAGTGTCCTCCCACTCCAGATCCTGATACATCATCGGCACGACGCAGATCGGGAAGTCGCCCGAAATGCCCCCGGCAATCTGGAAGAAGCCGACGCCTTTCCCGCCGCTGTTGGCGCGATACCACTCCGTCAGGAAGATCATCGTCTCGATACCGCCCTTGACCGTCGAGGCTTTCAGCTCGCCCTTGATGACATAAGAAGTGAAGATGTTGCCCATCGTGCTGTCCTCCCAGCCCGGAACGATGATCGGGATGTTTTTCTCGCAGGCGGCCAGCATCCAGCTGTTCTTC from Alistipes ihumii AP11 carries:
- a CDS encoding alpha/beta hydrolase; the protein is MKKTLSLFAGALFWIFPATAQIPEAQPLYPQGAPDNNGLPADKAVYAESHAEKIAEADYMLFRADPSKATGQAVVICPGGAYLGVAYTHEGIQVAQWMNERGITALMLRYRMPNGHHDIPLHDARTAIALLRDHAAEWGIDPHQVGIMGFSAGGHLASTVSTHFENDSQRPDFSILIYPVITMDERYTHKVSREELIGRDAPIELVDRYSNEKQVSDRTPVTFLALSDDDGGVPPVNSTMYYEALKAHGVPAELHVYPSGGHGWGWLETFKYHDELRTSLDRWLKEIRK
- the dnaE gene encoding DNA polymerase III subunit alpha, with the protein product MGQFTHLHVHTQYSILDGAAAIKPLLKRAKELGMTALAITDHGNMYGVKEFHDAAEKEGIKPILGCEVYVAGGSRFDKSGKDDRGDHLILLAKNLEGYHNLSKIVSYAFTEGFYYRPRVDKELLRLYHDGIICCSACLGGELPQAIMRGDMQEARRVVEEFVSIFGEDYYLELQLHQSGIPRIDEQVYENQKKVNAALLQLAAEYGVKYICSNDVHFIMADDAPAHDRLICLNTGRDLDDPNRMRYTWQEYLKSEEEMAALFPDHPEALATTAEIAGKVEEYSLEHKPLMPNFPIPDDFDVPLDQLKETFRKKIKDEAVLAEIDRCTDSLDEVVGRHPELSDQLTIAKQFRYLEHLTYKGAERRYGTLSDAVRKRIEYELSTIEWMGFPGYFLIVWDFIRAAREMGVSVGPGRGSAAGSVVAYSLTITNIDPMKYDLLFERFLNPDRISLPDVDVDFDEDGRADVLHYVVEKYGSKRVAQIVTFGTMAPKAAIKDVARVQRLPLSESNRISKLVPEKPGTTFAKAYKEVPELVKEKESDNPLIRDTMKYAEKLEGSVRQTGVHACGVIIGQDDLEKFAPMAIAKDAELNVVQYEGKLVESVGLIKMDFLGLKTLSIIKDALENIESTTGSRPDIDAIPLDDPLTYDLYSRGETTGLFQFESPGMKKHLRNLKPNRFEDLIAMNALYRPGPMEYIPNFIARKHGLEPVTYEIPDMEEYLKDTYGITVYQEQVMLLSQKLAGFTGGEADTLRKAMGKKKRDVLDKMKPKFIEGAKKNGHDPKICEKIWGDWEAFASYAFNKSHSTCYAYVSYQTAYLKAHYPAEFMAALLSRNLSDIKKISFFMDECKRMGLSVLGPDVNHSKIRFSVDEGGNVRFGLAAIKGVGESAVQNIIDTRKEGGPFKSVYDFVERVNLQTVNKKTLENLVLGGAFDAISDLPRSAYLARDEHDGTLLDALVRYGNRVQSEKNNVQQSLFGGITEESSVQKPEPPQYTPWTKLETLNRERDVIGIYLSSHPLDDFSLIIKHYCTCSLGDLADLPSMNGRDFVAAGMVTSVMHLTTKTGKPYGRFTIEDYNGSHEFVLFSKDYENFRRFLFEGYYLLIKGKVAPRIYNPNELETRITSIMMLAEAQETLMKEVTVSVPVDELTEELVGRLSAAAKENRGQVILRFKVYDPAAEVAVNLYSKSVKVALTGDLIRTFDDYSLRYTLM
- a CDS encoding alpha/beta hydrolase — protein: MRKYRIRPILATACLLSLCHLQAQTPRARPLYPQGAPDSNGLPPENVRTTQDIVFGATEADYLAYPADADRATGQAVVICPGGGYAAVCFDHEGIQVARWLNERGITAVVLRYRMPNGHPDIPVEDALAAIRMVREKARLWHVDPHRIGIMGFSAGGHLAAAASTRFTGTDDRPDFTVLMYAAISRDERMIDRETMGNLFGADVPADSALYSCEKEVTARTPPAFLAMSDDDDNVLPSNSICYYTALKRHGVPAELHAYPRGKHGWGWNPSFRYHDELTASLGRWLEEIGEKQAGRSVP
- a CDS encoding DUF2007 domain-containing protein, with the translated sequence MDNSKLSVLKTFSSAGEASIYQSLLESNGIRCELLNEGISDILPIPGDLSKIRLVVNEADAAKAEEILAAGFDQEEFDTESAKRRKKP
- the trxA gene encoding thioredoxin, which codes for MALAITSENLKTLMDSGKPLVVDFWAEWCGPCRTIAPIIDELAAEYEGRVAIGKCDVDDNNAVATQFSVRNIPTILFIKGGQVVDKQVGACPKSVLEEKITKLL